From Microbacterium sp. CGR2:
AGGGCGACCGCGGCGGCGTAGGAGTCGTAGTACGGCTCGAAGACGACGACCTCGTCGTCCGGCCCCTCGATGAGCGCAAGCAGGGTCGCTGTCAGCGCCTCGGTCGCGCCGGCGGTGACGATGATCTCGGTGTCCGGGTCGACGTCGAGGCCGTAGAACCGGCGCTGGTGCTCGCTGACGGCCATCCGAAGGTCTGGGATGCCTCGCCCGGGAGGGTATTGATTGGCTCCGCGTGCGATGGCTTCGCGCGCGGCTTCTCGCACGACGTCGGGGCCGTCCTCATCCGGGAAGCCCTGACCGAGATTGATCGCGCCCGTACGGGCCGCCGCGGCAGACATCTCTGCGAAGATGGTGGGCGCGACGGTTCCGTCCGAGGCGAGGAGGCCGGCACCTGCTGCTGTGCGTCTCCATGCGCCGGGAATGTCACTCATGAAGAACAGGCTAAGGCCATAGCGGAAACTCATCTTCGCCATAGAGAACGCACAGACACAGGCGTCACTCTGGAGGAGCGACGATGGAGGAGCACACCATGAACCAGGACGACAACCACGACTACCGACCGGCGGCGAACGCGGGTCCCGAGAATGCGCCGACAGCGCCCAGACAGGGACACGAGGTGCCGTCGGTGTTCACGTCGCGGCCGCCCGTTCCCCCGGTCGGGCAGCCCGCGTCGGGATCGGCATTCGGCGTTCCCAGCGCTGCGCCGCACACCCAGCCGACGCAGCCGCTCGACGACTCCGTGCGATTCGGCTCCGCGGGTGGACCGGCCGACGCCACCACGACCAAGGATGCGCGATCGAAGGGTGGCTCGAAGATCGCCGCGGTCATCGTCGCTGCAGCACTCGTGGGCGGCGTTGCCGGGTTCGGCGGCGGGGCGCTGCTGACCGGCCTTCAGGAACAGCCTTCCTCGGGGATCGCGGGAGGGCCGCAGACGGTCACCGTGAACAACCCCGGATCGGTCAACGAGACCACCGCCGTCGCGACCGAGGCCCTGCCGTCGGTCGTCACGATCGAGGTCGCGGGTTCGGAGGAAGCCGGCAGCGGTTCCGGCGTCATCATCAGCGACGACGGCTATGTGGTCACCAACACTCATGTGGTCACCCTGGGGGGCGCGGCCGCCGACCCCGCGATCCGCGTGACCACCTCGGACGGCCGCATCTTCGACGCCACGATCGTCGGCACGGACCCCATCTACGACCTGGCCGTCATCAAGCTGACCGATGCGGAAGGCCTCACCCCGATCGAGTTCGCGAACTCGTCCAAGCTCAACGTCGGCGATACGGCCGTCGCTCTCGGTGCTCCTCTCGGCCTGGCGAACTCGGTCACGACCGGCATCGTGAGCGCCCTGAACCGCAGCATCCAGATCGCGTCCGCGGCTCTTCCCGAGTCGTCGTCCGAAGACGCACCCGAAGAGCAGCAGACCCCGGAAGAAGGACAGGGCGAGGGTCCGTTCCAGTTCGACCTCCCGGGCAACACCGCGCAGCAGACCTCGGAGTCGATCTCGATCGCGGTCATCCAGACGGATGCTGCGATCAACCACGGCAACTCCGGCGGCGCCCTCGTCAACAGCAAGGGCGAGCTGATCGGCATCAATGTGGCGATCGCCAGCGCCGGCAGCTCGGAGGAATCCGGGTCGATCGGCATCGGCTTCGCGATCCCCTCGAACATCGCCCAGCGCGTCTCCGAGGAGATCATCGCCGACGGAACCGCCACCCACGGTCTGCTCGGGGCCTCGGTCCGCGATGCCGCCAGCGTGGAGGGCTCAGACGTCGCCGGTGCGTACATCGCCGAGGTCACCGGCGGGGGCGCGGCCGCGGAGGCCGGGCTCGAGGCGGAAGACGTCGTGACGGTGTTCAACGGTGTTCCCATCACCAGCGCCAGCGACCTCACCGCTCAGGTGCGTGCCGCGGCCGGTGGCAGCGACGCCACGATGACCTACGTCCGTGGCGGCAAGGAGTACGAGGTGGATGTGACGCTCGGCGATCTCGCCGGCTGATCCTCGACGTCGCAGAGAAGGACGCCACCCCGCGATAGGCTCGCGGGGTGGCGTCCTTCTCTTTCGGCACCGGCAACGCGGCCAAGCTGGTCCGGATCCCGCTCTACGCCGCAGGACGCATCGGCACCCTCCTCGTCCCGCGTGGACAGCGCTGGGTGTTCGGGTGCGGCGCCGGGATCGGCGACGGCGCCCTGGCGCTGCACCGGTACGCGACGGCCGCGGGGCACGACACTCTCTGGCTCACGTCCTCCGACCGAGAGGATGCGGATGCCGCCGCTCTCGGCATCCGGACCACTCGCAAGAGCGGCCTCCGAGGCTGGCTGGCCACAGCCACAGCGGGGGTCCTGGTCGTGACGCATGGTCTGGGTGACGTGAACCGATACGCCAACGGCGGCGCGTTCATCGTTCAGCTCTGGCACGGCATCCCCCTCAAGCGCATCGGACTCGATTCGCCCGCCACGACGCAGGTGCCCTCCGTCCCGGGAGCGCCCGTGCTGCGCCGCCTGGTCGAATGGCTCTACCGCAGCTCCGCGCGGCGGATCAGCGTGCTTCCGGCAGCGTCGCACCGATCCAGAGGGCGTCTGGAATCCGCGTTCGGGCTCGGTGATGAGCGGGTGGTCGTCACCGGAGAGCCTCGCGTCGATGTTCTCTCGGCCGGACCGCTGGATGCGCGTCAGGCAGCGGCGCAGGCCCGCCTTCGTGACGCCGTCGGCGATATCCCCCCGGGCGCGCGCACCGTCCTCTACGCGCCCACGTGGCGAGATGGGGCGGCAGACCCTGCTGTCCCGACCGCCACCGAGTGGGTCGAGATCATCGCGGTGCTCGAGCAGAACGATGCCGTGCTTCTGGTCCGCTCTCAT
This genomic window contains:
- a CDS encoding S1C family serine protease, translating into MEEHTMNQDDNHDYRPAANAGPENAPTAPRQGHEVPSVFTSRPPVPPVGQPASGSAFGVPSAAPHTQPTQPLDDSVRFGSAGGPADATTTKDARSKGGSKIAAVIVAAALVGGVAGFGGGALLTGLQEQPSSGIAGGPQTVTVNNPGSVNETTAVATEALPSVVTIEVAGSEEAGSGSGVIISDDGYVVTNTHVVTLGGAAADPAIRVTTSDGRIFDATIVGTDPIYDLAVIKLTDAEGLTPIEFANSSKLNVGDTAVALGAPLGLANSVTTGIVSALNRSIQIASAALPESSSEDAPEEQQTPEEGQGEGPFQFDLPGNTAQQTSESISIAVIQTDAAINHGNSGGALVNSKGELIGINVAIASAGSSEESGSIGIGFAIPSNIAQRVSEEIIADGTATHGLLGASVRDAASVEGSDVAGAYIAEVTGGGAAAEAGLEAEDVVTVFNGVPITSASDLTAQVRAAAGGSDATMTYVRGGKEYEVDVTLGDLAG
- a CDS encoding CDP-glycerol glycerophosphotransferase family protein, whose amino-acid sequence is MASFSFGTGNAAKLVRIPLYAAGRIGTLLVPRGQRWVFGCGAGIGDGALALHRYATAAGHDTLWLTSSDREDADAAALGIRTTRKSGLRGWLATATAGVLVVTHGLGDVNRYANGGAFIVQLWHGIPLKRIGLDSPATTQVPSVPGAPVLRRLVEWLYRSSARRISVLPAASHRSRGRLESAFGLGDERVVVTGEPRVDVLSAGPLDARQAAAQARLRDAVGDIPPGARTVLYAPTWRDGAADPAVPTATEWVEIIAVLEQNDAVLLVRSHPLGEGSYAPPLQSRRVRMLGASVVPDVTPVLAAVDVLVTDYSSLAYDVGLLQTPVLFLAPDAAEYAQTRGFYGRFEDVAGDGDAAEGWDDLLAQLQRLLSDPRAYEARSARSATLSAGMHAYRDGHNTRRVYQAIRARGIPAPKGAL